One window from the genome of Drosophila albomicans strain 15112-1751.03 chromosome 2L, ASM965048v2, whole genome shotgun sequence encodes:
- the LOC117563364 gene encoding LOW QUALITY PROTEIN: carbohydrate sulfotransferase 5 (The sequence of the model RefSeq protein was modified relative to this genomic sequence to represent the inferred CDS: deleted 2 bases in 1 codon) yields MLRLQFMISLNMVNRGTKFTGVCIAIYLIYALFVFVILPMLMPNPVAMSRSMLAQQTRHLGDLSKYSLETGGKPVRSMLVSFRGSGALKLLDYLTRQPGNYHHFSPLIAYRNRITQKSRIERALNELVSLYNCDYNNSLPMLRWMKTPSFKNFYGMQWKTCVAYTSEVCWNPEIMANICRIFPFINMSVYNLGLKYLSVLLRRKDLNLRILLLIRDPRGTMASRSNRAWCSGKPECSQPNDLCASMVDDYSIAEQLLHDYPDRFSIIRYEELAMDPSSGLKKIFDFYGLPMKTTEDKFKLKLSSVGLEKTNSLLFERPMEWMDTLLPQDVEKIENVCEEAMNLWGYNPIAQIANSSSGTFVALKTMPIFLKPNLK; encoded by the exons aTGCTTCGATTGCAGTTTAtg atttctttaaatatggtGAATCGGGGCACGAAATTTACTGGCGTTTGCATTGccatttatttgatatatgcACTATTTGTATTCGTTATATTACCAATGCTAATGCCCAATCCAGTTGCTATGTCCCGATCGATGCTCGCTCAGCAGACACGACACTTGGGCGACTTGAGCAAATATAGTTTGGAGACAGGTGGTAAACCGGTACGATCTATGCTGGTTTCATTTAGAGGATCTGGAGCACTCAAATTACTGGACTACCTTACTCGTCAGCCGGGCAATTATCACCACTTTTCGCCGCTTATTGCATATAGAAATCGGATTACACAAAAGAGTAGAATCGAACGGGCTCTCAATGAATTGGTATCCCTTTACAATTGCGACTATAATAACTCATTACCTATGTTG CGCTGGATGAAAACACCTTCGTTTAAGAATTTTTACGGAATGCAGTGGAAAACATGTGTGGCTTATACTTCGGAAGTGTGTTGGAATCCCGAAATTATGGCAAACATTTGTAGGATTTTCCCATTTATCAATATGTCGGTGTATAACTTGGGACTAAAGTACTTGTCGGTTTTGCTGCGGAGAAAAGA TCTCAACCTTCGCATTCTACTCCTGATACGTGATCCACGTGGAACAATGGCTTCGCGTAGTAATCGAGCTTGGTGCTCTGGTAAGCCTGAGTGTTCTCAGCCAAATGATCTGTGTGCAAGTATGGTTGATGATTATTCGATCGCTGAGCAGTTACTTCACGATTATCCAGATCGATTTAG tATCATCCGCTATGAAGAATTGGCGATGGACCCTTCAAGCGGCTTAAAAAAGATCTTCGATTTCTATGGATTACCCATGAAGACTACTGAAGACAAGTTTAAGTTAAAGTTAAGTAGTGTTGGATTGGAGAAAACAAATTCGTTACTTTTCGAACGACCCATGGAATGGATGGATACACTTTTGCCGCAGGATGtggaaaaaatagaaaatgtctGCGAAGAGGCTATGAATCTATGGGGATATAATCCAATAGCTCAAATTGCGAATAGTAGTAGCGGCACATTTGTAGCCTTAAAAACGATGCCTATATTTCTGAAGccaaatctaaaataa